From the Diospyros lotus cultivar Yz01 chromosome 13, ASM1463336v1, whole genome shotgun sequence genome, one window contains:
- the LOC127787988 gene encoding probable glycosyltransferase At5g03795, with protein sequence MYREREREEMEEKRLCSWRPSSSSKLLWLIVPLVVFFGVVVLLGPNTSNWVLDLDRYPRAWSSVISSYASSPAVFSGENSSVSSEVAHLGWHSRLADGEEAVSYEFGVLNRSSSPPLAIEVIQISPPIAAVEENREESSKSNTSINGAPTVVPSVNESPAPPMAPARLGRRKQTNLMKLEAGLGRARAAIREASSNGNQTQDPDFVPRGPMYWNPASFHRSYLEMEKQLKVFVYEEGEPPLFHNGPCRSIYAMEGNFIHRIEVSGFRTGDPNKAHVFFLPFSVTSLVRYVYVGDSHDWSPMKHTVRDYINLVAERYPFWNRSLGADHLMLACHDWGPELSKAIPHLYKNSIRALCNANTSEGFQPKKDVSFPEILLPDGTTKQLLGGPSPSRRPILAFFAGGVHGPIRPILLEHWENKDADIQVHKYLPKGVSYRGMMRKSRFCICASGYEVASPRMVEALYMGCVPVLIKDHYVAPFSDVLNWKSFSVEIPVRDIPALKRILAGISQSQYIRLQRRGLQVRRHFEVNLPPKRFDVFHMILHSVWLRRLNVRLREDGDSEWIVN encoded by the exons atgtatagagagagagagagggaggagatGGAAGAGAAAAGGTTGTGTTCATGGCGACCATCATCGTCTTCCAAGCTTTTGTGGCTGATAGTCCCACTGGTGGTGTTTTTTGGGGTTGTGGTTTTACTGGGTCCAAATACCTCGAATTGGGTTCTTGATTTGGACCGCTATCCACGGGCGTGGAGTTCTGTTATTTCTTCTTATGCTTCTTCTCCCGCTGTGTTTTCCGGCGAAAACAGTTCCGTTTCGTCGGAGGTGGCGCATTTGGGTTGGCATTCGAGGTTAGCTGATGGAGAAGAGGCTGTGTCGTACGAGTTCGGCGTTCTTAATCGGTCGTCTTCTCCACCGCTTGCCATTGAAGTTATTCAAATCTCTCCACCGATCGCAGCT GTTGAGGAGAATCGTGAAGAGAGCTCCAAATCCAATACTAGCATAAATGGAGCCCCTACTGTAGTTCCTTCTGTAAATGAATCTCCAGCTCCTCCCATGGCGCCGGCGAGATTAGGTCGACGAAAACAGACCAACTTAATGAAGCTTGAAGCCGGCCTCGGCCGAGCTCGGGCCGCCATTAGAGAAGCTTCAAGCAACGGGAACCAAACCCAAGATCCCGACTTTGTCCCCAGAGGCCCAATGTACTGGAATCCCGCTTCCTTCCACAG GAGCTACTTGGAAATGGAGAAGCAGTTGAAGGTATTCGTGTACGAAGAAGGAGAGCCGCCGCTGTTTCATAACGGGCCGTGCCGGAGCATATACGCCATGGAAGGAAACTTCATCCACAGAATAGAGGTGAGCGGGTTCCGAACCGGAGATCCCAACAAGGCCCACGTGTTCTTCCTGCCGTTCAGCGTGACGTCGCTCGTCCGTTACGTCTATGTCGGGGATTCTCACGACTGGTCGCCGATGAAACATACGGTGAGAGATTACATCAATCTCGTGGCCGAAAGATACCCGTTTTGGAACCGGAGCCTCGGCGCCGATCACTTGATGCTCGCCTGCCATGACTGG GGGCCGGAGCTCTCCAAGGCCATCCCTCACCTCTACAAAAACTCCATCCGGGCGCTCTGCAACGCCAACACCTCCGAAGGATTCCAGCCCAAGAAAGACGTCTCCTTCCCGGAGATCCTCCTCCCGGACGGCACCACGAAGCAGCTGCTCGGAGGCCCTTCTCCCTCCCGGCGTCCCATCCTGGCCTTCTTCGCCGGCGGCGTCCACGGCCCCATCCGCCCGATCCTCCTTGAACACTGGGAGAACAAAGACGCGGACATCCAAGTCCACAAGTACCTGCCCAAGGGCGTCTCCTACCGCGGCATGATGCGCAAGAGCCGCTTCTGCATCTGCGCCAGCGGCTACGAGGTGGCCAGCCCCCGCATGGTGGAGGCACTCTACATGGGCTGCGTGCCGGTGCTCATCAAGGACCACTACGTCGCTCCCTTCAGCGACGTTCTCAACTGGAAATCGTTCTCGGTGGAGATTCCGGTGAGGGATATTCCAGCGCTGAAGAGGATTCTGGCGGGGATTTCCCAGTCGCAGTACATAAGGCTGCAGCGGCGGGGCCTGCAAGTGCGGCGTCATTTCGAGGTGAACTTGCCGCCGAAGCGATTTGATGTTTTTCACATGATTCTGCACTCCGTCTGGCTTAGAAGGCTCAACGTCCGCCTTCGAGAAGATGGTGATTCGGAATGGATTGTCAACTGA